The following coding sequences are from one Candidatus Methylacidithermus pantelleriae window:
- the glk gene encoding glucokinase, with the protein MFLVADIGGTKTELAFYDSTTGLGTFTDPIRVASARYPSLEDLLRETLGDRRRSLQGACLAVPGPVRYGRAHLTNLPWEVDQRRLEEVLGVPTWVMNDVEAMAHALPYLSASDFKIVREGQKDPKGAMVIVAVGTGLGEAFLVWGKDGYHAYPSEGGHVGFAPASPLQRELLEYLQLQFEHVSVERVCSGMAIPYLYRFFRAKEAASEDPTPDHLGEQAPDPTAFIVERAIQEPEAYPDCRRAMELFVSILGSEAGDFALKILATGGVYLAGGIPPRILPLLQHETFLRAFEKKGRLSSLLREIPVYVVVRRSVGLLGAAIAACGYVRTRRIGSASVEGQHAGGTLQD; encoded by the coding sequence GTGTTCCTGGTAGCCGACATAGGTGGAACCAAGACAGAGCTAGCTTTCTACGATTCTACAACGGGTTTGGGAACCTTTACCGATCCGATTCGAGTTGCCTCTGCGAGGTACCCAAGCCTGGAGGATTTGCTTCGGGAAACTCTAGGAGACCGGCGGCGATCCCTTCAAGGAGCGTGTCTTGCGGTCCCAGGACCCGTACGCTATGGCAGGGCTCATCTGACGAACCTTCCATGGGAGGTGGACCAGCGCCGGTTGGAGGAAGTTTTGGGTGTTCCCACCTGGGTGATGAACGATGTAGAGGCCATGGCCCATGCTCTTCCGTACTTAAGTGCGTCGGATTTCAAGATAGTAAGGGAGGGGCAAAAAGATCCAAAGGGTGCCATGGTTATTGTTGCGGTAGGTACGGGCCTTGGAGAGGCGTTTCTTGTTTGGGGAAAAGACGGGTATCACGCGTACCCTTCGGAGGGAGGGCACGTGGGCTTTGCTCCCGCTTCACCTCTCCAGAGGGAGCTCTTGGAGTATCTCCAGCTCCAGTTTGAACATGTAAGCGTGGAAAGGGTGTGTTCCGGCATGGCGATCCCCTATCTTTACCGATTCTTTCGAGCCAAAGAGGCAGCTTCGGAGGATCCCACCCCAGACCACTTAGGGGAACAGGCCCCAGATCCCACTGCCTTCATAGTAGAGCGAGCGATTCAGGAACCGGAAGCCTATCCCGATTGCCGCAGGGCCATGGAGCTCTTTGTCAGCATTTTGGGGAGCGAGGCTGGAGATTTTGCCTTAAAAATTTTAGCTACGGGAGGAGTCTACTTGGCTGGGGGCATCCCTCCACGCATCCTCCCCCTTCTTCAACACGAGACCTTTCTGAGAGCTTTCGAGAAAAAGGGTAGGCTTTCTTCTCTCTTACGGGAGATTCCTGTCTACGTCGTTGTCCGGAGGAGTGTTGGTCTTCTGGGCGCGGCGATCGCAGCCTGCGGCTACGTTCGAACACGAAGAATCGGCTCCGCGTCGGTCGAGGGTCAGCATGCTGGAGGAACGTTACAAGACTAA
- a CDS encoding DEAD/DEAH box helicase, producing the protein MSFISKWRNLYGKEIDLYPWQREAIWQLGGRTGLVSAPTGSGKTIVAYRWAGLETPWCANRVIFTAPIKALSNERYLELRRVLGEEGVGILTGDVARNAGAPVLCMTQEVYANAFCELPEQRVVIDEIHYMIHNPDRARAYAEGIARTHPQSQLLFLSATVQTRSLARYLERLCQRPLVVVEHCERPVPMEYLENPVRVEEVLFDLAPTLLFVFSYRGVMELARWLRRRAEELGVEVDRAAVRALAREYLLRNRRLWELIQGGIGIYSGGLLYKEKLLVERLAREGLLRAVVATDALSLGINLPVRTVLFAQLARPTLGPLSKMEFLQMAGRAGRPNLQEVGFVGYFPTPFEQRGYNTGELYEELRRKPLENLCVRPFPSMRRVLLGASIEEELQAIESYSFPKLNRRELHALRQEIEFALKRIDLARSQLKLLGISPERFDRLIREIYFDEFSVTENLAFVQTLLLEGKLDARKEAWRVMQEKGMDGEILKKLLQLRRFLKSLPKGKVVALGVLDRIVGELDEFVLHPERLDCVSQMVPSFG; encoded by the coding sequence ATGTCGTTCATCTCAAAGTGGCGCAATCTTTATGGTAAGGAAATTGACCTTTACCCGTGGCAGAGAGAGGCGATTTGGCAGCTGGGAGGTAGGACAGGTCTGGTAAGTGCTCCTACGGGGAGCGGTAAAACGATTGTGGCCTACCGTTGGGCAGGGCTTGAAACGCCGTGGTGTGCAAACCGCGTCATCTTTACGGCTCCCATTAAGGCCCTCTCTAACGAACGGTATCTGGAATTGCGAAGGGTCCTCGGAGAAGAGGGTGTTGGTATCCTTACTGGGGACGTTGCGCGTAACGCCGGAGCTCCAGTTCTTTGCATGACCCAAGAGGTTTATGCCAATGCTTTCTGCGAGTTACCGGAACAGCGAGTGGTCATCGACGAGATCCACTACATGATTCATAACCCGGATCGTGCTCGCGCGTACGCCGAGGGAATCGCGAGAACGCATCCACAAAGTCAGCTTCTTTTCCTTTCGGCTACCGTCCAAACACGCTCCCTGGCTCGTTACTTGGAGCGGTTATGCCAGCGACCCCTGGTGGTGGTGGAACATTGCGAGCGACCCGTACCGATGGAATACCTAGAGAATCCCGTTCGCGTAGAGGAGGTGCTTTTTGATCTGGCTCCTACCCTCCTTTTTGTTTTTTCCTATCGGGGAGTAATGGAGCTGGCCCGTTGGCTCCGCCGGCGTGCCGAAGAACTGGGCGTTGAGGTTGATAGGGCCGCGGTTCGGGCGCTTGCAAGGGAATATCTTCTCCGTAACCGGCGGCTTTGGGAACTGATCCAAGGGGGCATTGGAATCTATAGCGGAGGCCTTCTTTACAAAGAAAAGCTTCTGGTTGAACGGCTAGCACGGGAAGGGCTTCTACGCGCCGTAGTCGCAACCGACGCTCTTTCCTTGGGGATTAATCTCCCCGTACGCACCGTTCTTTTCGCTCAATTGGCACGCCCGACCTTAGGACCTCTATCAAAAATGGAGTTTTTGCAAATGGCAGGGAGAGCTGGGCGCCCCAATCTCCAGGAAGTGGGTTTTGTCGGCTACTTTCCGACTCCGTTTGAACAGCGGGGGTACAACACGGGAGAATTGTACGAGGAACTTCGCCGCAAGCCGCTCGAGAACCTCTGTGTGCGTCCCTTTCCTTCGATGCGACGAGTTCTTTTAGGAGCCTCCATAGAGGAAGAGCTACAAGCCATAGAGTCGTATTCGTTTCCCAAGCTCAATCGAAGGGAGCTGCACGCTCTTCGCCAAGAGATTGAATTTGCCTTAAAAAGGATTGATCTTGCTCGCAGCCAGCTGAAGCTTCTCGGAATTTCCCCGGAACGTTTTGACCGGTTGATTCGAGAGATCTATTTCGATGAGTTTTCCGTAACGGAGAACCTTGCCTTCGTTCAGACGCTGCTTCTAGAAGGAAAACTGGATGCCCGTAAAGAAGCATGGCGGGTTATGCAAGAAAAGGGAATGGACGGGGAAATATTGAAAAAGCTTTTGCAGCTACGCCGCTTTCTTAAGAGCCTTCCTAAGGGAAAAGTCGTTGCGCTAGGAGTGCTGGATCGAATCGTGGGAGAATTGGACGAATTTGTCCTTCATCCAGAGCGGCTCGATTGCGTTTCCCAGATGGTTCCCTCGTTTGGTTGA
- the thpR gene encoding RNA 2',3'-cyclic phosphodiesterase has protein sequence MQNALENESAFLRLFFAIPLAQATRESLESLLGHWSIHIPQIRWVNPSQLHITLHFLGKTPSTSLPLLREVLEQTAQTHSAFWACLGPLEAFPNRTNPRVLWVSLKKGAGEIQELVGTLTRLLVERGLSTREERTFVAHVTIGRIRAAVPRPMIRQLLEQPLCPEPSPFFVDRITLFSSTLTPTGPIYRAINEARLSPPTSTEPKC, from the coding sequence GTGCAAAACGCGTTAGAAAACGAAAGCGCATTTTTGCGGCTTTTCTTTGCGATTCCTTTGGCCCAGGCAACTCGTGAAAGTTTGGAGTCCCTTTTGGGCCACTGGTCAATTCACATCCCTCAGATCCGTTGGGTAAACCCGTCGCAGCTCCACATCACCCTTCATTTTCTGGGGAAAACCCCAAGTACCTCTCTTCCTCTCCTTCGGGAGGTTCTTGAACAGACAGCGCAAACCCACAGCGCGTTCTGGGCCTGTCTGGGCCCGCTAGAGGCGTTTCCGAACCGGACTAACCCTAGAGTCCTGTGGGTTTCTCTGAAAAAGGGTGCCGGTGAGATCCAAGAGCTTGTCGGAACGCTCACTCGTCTCCTCGTCGAACGTGGCCTATCGACACGAGAGGAACGCACCTTTGTTGCTCACGTGACTATAGGGCGGATCCGGGCTGCCGTACCCCGGCCCATGATTCGCCAGCTATTGGAGCAGCCGCTCTGTCCAGAGCCATCTCCTTTTTTTGTGGATCGCATTACCCTCTTTTCCTCAACCCTCACTCCGACTGGCCCCATCTACCGTGCGATCAACGAGGCTCGCCTTTCCCCGCCAACTTCTACGGAACCAAAATGCTAG